The DNA sequence TTTACTGGGTCAGTCATAGTGGTACGACGCCCCGGGAGCAATTCGGTttaaagtgccttgctcaagggcccaTTGACATGTTTTCACCTTGTCGGATCAGGTATTCAaacccaaccctctaaccacgagGTTACCTGTCCTGATTTAGATGATTTAACAttacagccagccaggcagccagtcagccagccagccagccagccaccaggcagccagccaggcagccagccaggcagccagccaggcagccagccaggcagccagccagccaccaggcagccagccaccaggcagccagccagccagccagccaggcagccagccaggcagccaggcaggcagccagccaggcagccagccagccagccagccagccagccaggcagtcagccagccagtcagccatccaCCAGGCAGCCATCCACCAGGCAGCcatccaggcagccagccagtcagccatccaccaggcagccatccagccagccatccaggcagccagccaggcagccaggcagtcagccagccagtcagccatccaCCAGGCAGCCATCCACCAGGCAGCcatccaggcagccagccagccagccaggcagccatccaggcagccagccagccagccaggcagccagccagccagctagccaggcagtcagccagccagtcagccatccaCCAGGCAGCCATCCACCAGGCAGCcatccaggcagccagccagccaggcagccatcCAGGCAGCCATCCAGGCAGCcatccaggcagccagccaggcagccagccagtcagccatccaccaggcagccatccagccagccatccaggcagccagccaggcagccagccaggcagccagccagtcagccatccaCCAGGCAGCCATCCACCAGGCAGCcatccaggcagccagccaggcagccagccagccaggcagccatcCAGGCAGCcatccaggcagccagccaggcagccagccaggcagccagccagccaggcagccatccagccagccagccaggcagccagcccgtccgtccgtccgtccatctGTATATT is a window from the Oncorhynchus nerka isolate Pitt River unplaced genomic scaffold, Oner_Uvic_2.0 unplaced_scaffold_6232, whole genome shotgun sequence genome containing:
- the LOC135566271 gene encoding elastin-like, with protein sequence GRTDGRAGCLAGWLDGCLAGWLPGWLPGWLPGWLPGWLPGWLAAWLAGWLTGWLPGWLPGWLPGWLAGWLPGGWLTGWLPGWLPGWLPGWLPGWLPGWLAAWMAAWWMAAWWMADWLADCLASWLAGCLAGWLAAWMAAWLAGWLPGWLPGGWLPGGWLTGWLTAWLPGWLPGWLAGWLPGGWLTGWLPGWLPGGWLPGGWLTGWLTAWLAGWLAGWLPGWLPAWLPGWLPGWLAG